The sequence below is a genomic window from Synechococcus sp. UW179A.
CGGGTGTGACGCTCTCTGTGCAGTTGATGCAATCACCACCGCCGAGGCATCGCTTCGATATCGTTCTGGCACTTCCCCGGCCAAAAATGCTGCGGCGAATTCTGCGCACTGTTGCGGAATTCGGTGTCAGTAATCTTCATCTGATCAATAGTGCCAGGGTCGATAAGAGTTACTGGCAGTCACCTTTGTTGTCGCAGGTCAAGCTCAGTGAAGCCTTGATTGCAGGGATGGAACGCTCACAGGACACGATCGCTCCTGTGGTGCACTGTCATCAACGCTTTCGCCCCTTTGTGGAGGACCAGCTACCCCAGCTTTGCAACGGTCGCCCCTGTTGGATCACCGACAAGGGAGCGCCGATTGCCCTGTCGCAGACCCCTGCGATTCCTGCGCTGGTCATGATCGGTCCGGAGGGAGGATTTGTGCCCTTCGAGATCGAGCTTGCGACCTCGGTCGTGGCAGATCGGGTCCACTTAGGCGCTCGCATTCTCAGTGTTGACACTGCCCTGCCGGCCGTCTTGGCACAGGGTTTGGCGACCGGGGTGTTGCCAAGCTGATGCGAGTTCACTCTTGATCGTTGGGATCAACTTCAGATCAACTCCAGACCAGCTCCAGTTGCATCAATGGATCGAGGCTGCGCTTCACAGGGCATTGCTCCGCAACGCGTTGAAGCAGTGACCGCTGTTCGTCGCTGAGGTGCTGGGGCAGTTTCAGATGCACACGCAGTCTCTCCACCTTGCGGGGGCCTCGCTCGGTCATGTGTTTATTCACCTCGGCAGTGCTTCCTTCAAGCGACCAGCCCCTGCTCTTGGCCGTGATTCCCATGATGGTGAGCATGCAGGTCGCAACGGATGTGGCCAGAAGGTCGGTGGGGGAGAACGCTTCACCTTGCCCGGCGTTGTCGATCGGAGCATCGGTGATCAACACGGCACCGGAGCCATGGTGTGTGACCTCACAGCGCAGTTCACCGCTATACAAACAGGAAACAGTGGGCATGTCGTCCTTCAAAGTGTTTGGTTCAACTTGGCACCACAATTCATGATTGGTTGTTCCTTGATGTTGTGTTCACAATGGATTCATGATTTCGTCACTCATGGGGATATTTTTACACCTTCCGTTGAAGTGACTCATTCCTAGATGATGATTGATGTGTTGGTTTGCCTTTGGATGCAATCTATAATTTAACTATAGTGGGTCTAGGCTTTCAGCGAGCCAATTGCCATTGGCTATTCATTGGTATTGCAATATCTTTGTCATCCGATTTCTATTGAGAATATGGATAGCATTTTTAGACATGATTGTGATGCGTGAATTTAACTGGTACCCAATGATGCTTGGCCAGTGTTCTTGTTGTGGCTAGTTTGCAAGGGTCAATACTGCCTGGTTTAACGGGAAGCTGATATGGCAACTGGAGTCACGAGTCTGGGGCATCGGCAACGTTTGCTGGTTATGCCTGATGATGGTGAACAAGCAGTTATAGATCTGCTTGCATCAGCGAAAAACAGCCTGCGTATTAAGCAATTTAAGCTGCAGGCTCCTACTGTGATCAAGGCTATCCAGGACGCCCATGATCGTGGGGTCAAAGTTCAGATCATGTTGAACCCTCATACATCCGGTGGGGATCGATGGAATGACGAGGCTTTTGAAATATTCGAGAAATCAGGCCTCGATGTGCGCTGGACGAGTGAGTCCTTCCCTGTTACGCATGAAAAATCAATTTGTGTTGATGACGAGTGTGCGTTAGTTGCCACATTTAATCTAGCGGAAAAATACTTCACCCTGACCAGAGATCATGGATTGGTAACTTATAACCAAGAT
It includes:
- a CDS encoding 16S rRNA (uracil(1498)-N(3))-methyltransferase codes for the protein MNLILLYADDVWSGSSCFLANGRRTEHIRSVLRAVVGDTLRVGLYGGDQGNARVDVIDAAGVTLSVQLMQSPPPRHRFDIVLALPRPKMLRRILRTVAEFGVSNLHLINSARVDKSYWQSPLLSQVKLSEALIAGMERSQDTIAPVVHCHQRFRPFVEDQLPQLCNGRPCWITDKGAPIALSQTPAIPALVMIGPEGGFVPFEIELATSVVADRVHLGARILSVDTALPAVLAQGLATGVLPS
- a CDS encoding OsmC family protein, whose translation is MPTVSCLYSGELRCEVTHHGSGAVLITDAPIDNAGQGEAFSPTDLLATSVATCMLTIMGITAKSRGWSLEGSTAEVNKHMTERGPRKVERLRVHLKLPQHLSDEQRSLLQRVAEQCPVKRSLDPLMQLELVWS